In Methylobacterium aquaticum, the following are encoded in one genomic region:
- a CDS encoding SDR family NAD(P)-dependent oxidoreductase, producing the protein MILNHRGARKTALVFGGSRGIGAAIVSRLAEDGHAVAFTFASRADAAEALSEAVRARGGEAHALCADSADPAAIRDAVRAATENLGSLDVVVVNAGVMRLGTIDAVPLDDLDLMIDVNVRGVFLSIQAALPHIPDGGRVVTIGSCVALRTGMPGASVYQFTKSAVAGMVKGLALDLAPRRITINNVQPGPTDTDINAGAVEMLSERSPLRRVAAPSEVAGFVSYLARAEAGFVTGASLTIDGGFTL; encoded by the coding sequence ATGATATTGAACCATCGTGGAGCCCGGAAGACCGCCCTCGTGTTCGGCGGATCGCGCGGGATTGGCGCAGCCATCGTGTCGCGACTCGCCGAGGATGGCCACGCGGTCGCCTTCACTTTCGCCTCGCGCGCCGACGCGGCGGAGGCGCTGAGCGAAGCTGTTCGCGCCAGGGGCGGGGAAGCCCATGCACTTTGCGCAGACAGCGCCGATCCGGCCGCGATCCGCGACGCCGTACGTGCGGCGACCGAGAACTTGGGATCCCTCGACGTCGTCGTGGTCAATGCCGGGGTGATGAGGCTCGGGACCATCGACGCGGTGCCCCTCGATGACCTCGACCTGATGATCGACGTCAACGTGCGCGGCGTCTTCCTGTCGATTCAGGCTGCTCTGCCGCACATTCCCGATGGCGGCCGGGTCGTCACCATCGGCAGTTGCGTGGCGCTCCGGACCGGCATGCCTGGGGCGAGCGTTTACCAGTTCACCAAGTCCGCCGTCGCCGGCATGGTGAAGGGGCTCGCGCTCGATCTTGCGCCGCGGCGGATCACCATCAACAACGTCCAGCCCGGTCCGACGGACACCGACATCAATGCGGGTGCCGTCGAGATGCTTTCCGAGCGGAGCCCGTTGCGACGCGTCGCCGCCCCGTCGGAGGTCGCCGGCTTCGTGTCCTATCTCGCGCGGGCCGAGGCCGGCTTCGTCACGGGGGCAAGCCTCACCATCGACGGCGGCTTCACGCTCTGA
- a CDS encoding organic hydroperoxide resistance protein: MNKTANNLYTAHVHTVGGREGTARSLDGRLDVRLSRPGSAGEGTNPEQLFAAGWSACFEGAMVRAARTLDVTLPQPPSIDAEIGLNQGEDGFFLSARLTIDVPGLDRALTEQVVEAAHRICPYSKATRGQIDVVLMVA; this comes from the coding sequence ATGAACAAGACCGCGAACAACCTGTACACGGCCCATGTCCATACGGTGGGAGGGCGCGAGGGAACGGCGCGCAGCCTGGACGGCCGGCTCGACGTACGGCTGTCCCGCCCCGGAAGCGCTGGTGAGGGAACCAACCCGGAGCAGCTCTTCGCGGCCGGCTGGTCCGCCTGCTTCGAGGGCGCGATGGTACGTGCGGCGAGGACGCTCGACGTTACGCTTCCCCAACCGCCGAGCATCGATGCCGAGATCGGGCTCAACCAGGGCGAGGACGGCTTTTTCCTCAGTGCCCGCCTGACGATCGACGTGCCCGGCCTCGACCGCGCCCTGACCGAGCAGGTCGTCGAGGCGGCGCACCGGATCTGCCCGTATTCGAAGGCGACCCGCGGACAAATCGACGTCGTGCTGATGGTCGCCTGA
- a CDS encoding alpha/beta fold hydrolase — protein MSATSELGRRQLLRHIGTALAAGTVTGIVPAAAQGTTPSASPEPRASFGPLKRVRAGDLEVAYAEAGPADGKPVLLLHGWPYDIHSYAEVAPVLAGAGYRVLIPYLRGYGATRFLTDATPRNGQQAALAHDAVAFLDALKIERTLVAGCDWGARTACILAALWPARCKGLVSVSGYLIGSQQANAMPLPPKAELQWWYQFYFATERGREGYARYTRDFARLIWELASPQWRFDDATFARSALAFDNPDHVAVSIHNYRWRLGLAQGEARFDETERKLAAFPTIAIPTITLEGDANGAPHPEPAAYARKFSGRYEHRTITGGIGHNLPQEAPRAFAQAVVDVDGF, from the coding sequence ATGAGCGCAACATCGGAATTGGGGCGCCGCCAATTACTGCGGCACATCGGCACCGCGTTGGCTGCCGGCACGGTCACCGGGATCGTCCCTGCCGCGGCGCAGGGCACGACCCCTAGTGCGTCACCGGAGCCTCGCGCGTCGTTCGGACCGCTGAAGCGGGTCCGAGCCGGCGACCTTGAGGTCGCCTACGCCGAGGCCGGCCCGGCGGACGGCAAGCCGGTCCTGCTCCTGCACGGCTGGCCCTACGACATCCACAGCTACGCCGAGGTGGCGCCGGTGCTCGCGGGTGCGGGCTATCGCGTGCTGATTCCGTATCTGCGGGGCTACGGCGCGACCCGATTTCTCACGGATGCGACTCCGCGCAACGGCCAGCAAGCTGCACTCGCCCACGACGCGGTCGCCTTCCTCGACGCGCTGAAGATCGAGCGGACGCTCGTGGCGGGATGCGATTGGGGCGCGCGCACCGCCTGCATCCTCGCGGCTCTGTGGCCGGCCCGGTGTAAAGGGCTTGTCTCGGTAAGCGGCTATCTCATCGGCAGCCAGCAGGCCAACGCAATGCCGCTGCCGCCGAAGGCCGAGCTGCAGTGGTGGTACCAGTTCTACTTCGCCACCGAGCGGGGGCGTGAGGGCTACGCCCGCTACACCCGCGACTTCGCCCGACTGATCTGGGAGCTCGCCTCGCCGCAGTGGCGGTTCGACGACGCTACCTTCGCCCGCTCGGCCCTGGCCTTCGACAATCCCGACCACGTCGCGGTCTCGATCCACAATTACCGTTGGCGGCTCGGGCTGGCACAGGGCGAGGCTCGGTTCGACGAGACCGAGCGCAAGCTCGCCGCCTTCCCAACTATCGCAATTCCGACGATCACGCTTGAGGGCGACGCGAACGGCGCGCCCCATCCCGAGCCCGCGGCCTATGCCAGGAAGTTCTCCGGGCGCTACGAGCACCGCACGATCACCGGCGGCATCGGGCATAACCTTCCCCAGGAGGCGCCGCGGGCCTTCGCGCAAGCGGTGGTGGACGTCGATGGCTTTTGA
- a CDS encoding cytochrome P460 family protein, with translation MAFDRHASGRRALLLCAAAGLALAAVQAFGDEAKPASPIYGITVPDGYRDWRLIAPALEDAPLNELRAVLGNDVAVQAYRTGTLPFPDGSVLVKLAWKRTPSAEFDSATVPGPATTVQVMVKDAARYPQSGGWGFGRFIDGKPVDEAQHQTCFACHEARVKERDFVFTRYAR, from the coding sequence ATGGCTTTTGATCGTCACGCAAGCGGGCGGCGCGCCCTGCTCCTGTGTGCCGCCGCCGGCCTCGCCCTGGCCGCGGTACAGGCGTTCGGAGACGAGGCGAAGCCAGCCTCGCCGATCTACGGCATCACCGTTCCTGACGGATATCGCGATTGGCGCCTGATCGCCCCGGCCCTTGAGGATGCACCGCTGAACGAGCTGCGGGCGGTGCTCGGCAACGACGTCGCCGTGCAGGCGTACCGGACCGGCACGCTGCCGTTCCCGGACGGCAGTGTCCTGGTTAAGCTCGCCTGGAAGCGCACGCCCTCCGCCGAGTTCGATTCGGCGACGGTGCCGGGCCCCGCCACGACCGTGCAAGTCATGGTCAAGGACGCGGCGCGCTACCCGCAATCGGGCGGCTGGGGCTTCGGCCGCTTCATCGACGGCAAGCCCGTCGACGAGGCGCAGCACCAGACCTGCTTTGCCTGCCACGAGGCGCGGGTGAAGGAGCGCGATTTCGTCTTCACCCGCTACGCCCGTTGA
- a CDS encoding adenylate/guanylate cyclase domain-containing protein, with amino-acid sequence MIDGTTTGSGGLRYTKPSSHSGLWILAPTVGALAGLIYGLASDIEPLVSALRGAFIGAPVLLYERGVLMRRWRDWSRRAATPVFGLATLATYVAMIVFGNAVAGTILHHGFGYMANAHVAMKMSETGFAYALGISALVTFVLRVRDLMGPRVFASLLVGRYHRAITEERIFLFLDVAGSTRFAEEHGDLAAQTWLGAIFNALALPVRRASGSIDDYIGDMAMVSWSMERGLRDAACLECVFDVLRIVEADAGRWTARFGEVPRFRAALHCGPVVTAEIGLERRKIAYFGDTLNTTSRLEGLAKELGAEIVVSGDLLDRLGDLPGHIRISEFGVRALRGRKESLRIAAVHVHKSAKIAP; translated from the coding sequence ATGATCGATGGTACGACAACCGGATCGGGCGGGCTGCGATATACGAAGCCATCCTCTCACTCCGGTCTCTGGATCCTGGCGCCTACCGTAGGGGCGCTGGCAGGCCTAATCTACGGTCTTGCCTCCGATATCGAACCACTCGTCTCCGCCCTGCGCGGCGCCTTCATCGGCGCGCCCGTCCTCCTCTACGAGCGGGGCGTGCTGATGCGGCGGTGGCGCGACTGGAGCCGTCGCGCCGCGACGCCGGTCTTCGGACTGGCGACACTCGCGACCTACGTGGCGATGATCGTGTTCGGCAATGCGGTAGCCGGCACGATCCTCCATCACGGCTTCGGCTACATGGCGAACGCGCACGTTGCGATGAAGATGTCGGAGACTGGCTTTGCCTACGCTCTCGGGATCTCGGCACTGGTCACCTTCGTCCTGCGCGTGCGCGACCTGATGGGTCCGCGCGTCTTTGCCAGCCTGTTAGTCGGGCGCTACCACCGAGCGATCACCGAGGAGCGCATCTTCCTCTTCCTAGACGTGGCAGGCTCGACGCGCTTTGCCGAGGAGCACGGCGACCTCGCCGCCCAGACCTGGCTTGGGGCAATCTTCAACGCGCTCGCTCTGCCGGTCCGCCGCGCGAGCGGCTCGATCGACGACTACATCGGCGACATGGCTATGGTGAGCTGGTCGATGGAGCGCGGTCTGCGCGACGCGGCCTGCCTTGAATGCGTGTTCGACGTCCTACGTATCGTAGAAGCCGATGCCGGGCGATGGACCGCCCGCTTTGGCGAGGTTCCGAGGTTCCGAGCCGCGCTCCATTGCGGTCCCGTAGTGACGGCGGAGATCGGGCTCGAGCGGCGCAAGATCGCGTACTTCGGTGACACCCTGAACACGACAAGCCGGCTCGAAGGACTGGCAAAGGAACTCGGCGCTGAGATCGTCGTCTCGGGCGACCTCCTCGACCGCCTGGGGGACCTCCCTGGGCACATCCGCATATCCGAGTTCGGTGTCCGTGCCCTGCGGGGCCGCAAGGAGTCGCTGCGGATCGCGGCAGTCCACGTCCACAAGTCAGCAAAAATTGCCCCATAA
- a CDS encoding ParB/RepB/Spo0J family partition protein encodes MQIALSSLRPGHHPDAPAGVVNVRKTGRDAGLEALAASINTLGLIQPLVVVPGGDGYHYVVDGNRRHAALESLVAAGKLEPHSKVPATECDAGIAREAGLAANINQSPMHEADQVEAYAELRRAGMKEKDIAARFGQPVAQVRKLLALGGVSPAVLDAWRAGKVRAEDVRTFTLAPSHADQDRVLAAVLKDGRTWSIREKLCLDGSVGHLLSYVGAKAYKAAGGTVVEDLFGGSDVVSDRALLQRLVDERLDAECERRAKEGWGWAAKGADLAPGWRWSWPRLKDGQRPFSAEEQARYDELQAYLDADDDDATDEAIAAAHAEVAAIEAAARIPLGAEDRARSGVVVTLGADGKIAVEPYVVRPEDVPAKPEPAAPAEPEEKGLSSALIDRLSEQATRAVQATLPSSPKAGLAILLAGALCEHRGAGPVHVTLGGLGGAQAQLHNTGSFDAVLAGLLARPVDELLEVAAVVAGHAVNLHHYNRSAPATRPSALALMGALDPDAMKTALDDAFDGEGFFKAAPKGVILQIVEEVLGEAEARRVKDHKKSDLVRFAVASVLPTGWLPAEIRHPGYDGPGSARPAEQTLAAAA; translated from the coding sequence ATGCAGATCGCGCTTTCCTCCCTTCGTCCCGGCCACCACCCCGACGCGCCGGCCGGCGTCGTCAACGTCCGCAAGACCGGACGCGACGCCGGGCTCGAAGCCCTCGCCGCCTCCATCAATACCCTGGGGCTGATCCAGCCCCTCGTCGTCGTCCCGGGCGGCGACGGGTACCACTACGTCGTGGACGGCAACCGCCGTCACGCCGCCCTCGAAAGCCTCGTCGCGGCCGGGAAACTGGAACCGCACAGCAAGGTCCCGGCGACCGAGTGCGACGCCGGGATCGCCCGGGAGGCCGGGCTCGCCGCCAACATCAACCAGTCGCCGATGCACGAGGCCGACCAGGTCGAGGCCTACGCCGAGCTCCGGCGCGCCGGCATGAAGGAGAAGGACATCGCGGCCCGGTTCGGGCAGCCGGTCGCGCAGGTGCGGAAGCTGCTGGCCCTGGGCGGCGTCAGCCCCGCGGTGCTCGACGCTTGGCGTGCGGGCAAGGTCCGGGCCGAGGATGTCCGGACGTTCACGCTCGCCCCGTCCCACGCCGACCAGGATCGCGTGCTGGCTGCTGTCCTCAAGGACGGCCGCACTTGGTCGATCCGGGAGAAGCTCTGCCTTGACGGTTCCGTCGGGCACCTTCTCTCCTACGTCGGCGCCAAGGCCTACAAGGCCGCGGGCGGGACGGTCGTCGAGGACCTGTTCGGGGGCAGCGACGTCGTCAGCGACCGCGCGCTGCTGCAGCGCCTCGTCGACGAGCGCCTGGACGCCGAGTGCGAGCGCCGCGCCAAGGAAGGCTGGGGCTGGGCCGCCAAGGGGGCGGACCTGGCTCCGGGGTGGCGCTGGAGCTGGCCGCGGCTGAAGGACGGCCAGCGTCCGTTCTCGGCTGAGGAGCAGGCCCGGTACGACGAGCTCCAGGCATATCTTGATGCCGACGACGATGACGCGACGGACGAGGCCATCGCGGCCGCGCACGCCGAGGTCGCCGCCATCGAGGCCGCCGCCCGCATCCCCCTCGGCGCGGAGGACCGTGCCCGGTCCGGCGTCGTCGTGACGCTCGGCGCGGACGGCAAGATCGCCGTCGAGCCGTACGTCGTCCGGCCCGAGGACGTCCCGGCGAAGCCCGAGCCGGCTGCGCCGGCCGAACCCGAGGAGAAGGGACTGTCGTCGGCCCTGATCGACCGGCTCTCGGAACAGGCGACACGGGCGGTTCAGGCCACGCTGCCGTCGTCGCCGAAGGCGGGGCTCGCCATCCTCCTGGCTGGCGCCCTGTGCGAGCACCGTGGCGCGGGGCCGGTCCACGTCACGCTCGGCGGGCTCGGCGGCGCCCAGGCGCAGCTTCACAACACTGGCAGCTTCGATGCGGTCCTGGCCGGACTGCTTGCCCGTCCGGTCGACGAGCTCCTCGAAGTCGCGGCGGTCGTCGCCGGCCATGCGGTCAACCTCCACCACTACAACCGCTCGGCGCCGGCCACGCGTCCGTCAGCGTTGGCCCTGATGGGTGCCCTCGATCCGGACGCGATGAAGACCGCGCTGGATGACGCCTTCGACGGCGAGGGCTTCTTCAAGGCCGCGCCGAAGGGCGTGATCCTGCAGATCGTGGAGGAGGTCCTCGGCGAGGCGGAGGCCCGGCGCGTCAAGGACCATAAGAAGTCCGACCTCGTCCGGTTCGCGGTCGCCTCGGTCCTGCCGACGGGCTGGCTCCCGGCCGAGATCCGGCATCCGGGCTACGACGGCCCGGGATCGGCGCGGCCCGCCGAGCAGACCCTCGCCGCCGCGGCCTGA
- a CDS encoding metallophosphoesterase, whose translation MKTSPLTHHRNLTPSKGTLWLVGDTHFGHAGSIGHSGRPFRDVAEMDRLLIEAWNAVVRPADTVVHLGDFEWGHTPERTAQIFAALPGKKHLVVGNHDRPRVTSLPWESVQERLTIHAAGRKVVADHYPLRAWPGSFHGALHVHGHTHGTLPGTSQSCDVGVDVWGYAPARLEDVIGRMEATPEEPEERARAEKRKGQQPA comes from the coding sequence ATGAAGACTTCTCCCCTCACGCACCACCGCAATCTCACGCCCTCGAAGGGCACCCTCTGGCTCGTGGGCGATACCCACTTCGGCCACGCCGGAAGCATCGGCCATTCGGGCCGCCCCTTCCGCGACGTCGCCGAGATGGACCGCCTCCTGATCGAGGCCTGGAACGCCGTCGTCCGCCCTGCCGACACCGTCGTCCATCTGGGCGACTTCGAGTGGGGCCACACCCCGGAGCGGACGGCGCAGATCTTCGCGGCGCTCCCCGGGAAGAAGCACTTGGTCGTCGGAAACCACGACCGCCCCAGGGTGACGTCGCTCCCCTGGGAGAGCGTTCAGGAACGCCTTACCATCCACGCCGCGGGCCGGAAGGTCGTGGCCGATCATTACCCGCTGAGAGCCTGGCCGGGGTCGTTCCACGGCGCCCTGCACGTCCACGGCCACACGCACGGGACGCTCCCCGGGACGAGCCAGTCCTGTGACGTCGGCGTCGACGTCTGGGGCTACGCGCCGGCCCGCCTGGAGGACGTCATCGGCCGGATGGAGGCGACGCCCGAGGAACCGGAGGAGCGGGCCCGGGCCGAGAAGCGGAAGGGCCAGCAGCCCGCCTGA
- a CDS encoding metallophosphoesterase family protein: MKTASSKHTVYFTADSHFGHEGMMENRMSRPRPFGSIEEHDETLIANWNAVVRPCDEIWHLGDFAYGGTIEHAKAVFRRLNGTKRLLHGNHEKWGKALPWASQHEGFVDVTVEGSRLFLCHYAMRAWPGIWRGTLHLFGHTHASLPDTRRSADVGVDACNFRPVRLDEIRGRMAEARDWPEELAGAAAAGEVN; this comes from the coding sequence ATGAAGACCGCCAGCTCGAAACATACTGTCTATTTCACGGCTGATAGTCACTTCGGCCATGAAGGCATGATGGAAAACCGAATGTCGCGACCACGCCCATTCGGTTCGATTGAGGAGCATGACGAAACCCTCATTGCAAACTGGAATGCCGTAGTTCGACCTTGTGACGAGATCTGGCATCTTGGCGATTTTGCCTACGGCGGCACGATCGAGCACGCTAAGGCTGTGTTCCGACGCTTGAATGGTACAAAGAGGCTGCTGCACGGGAACCACGAAAAGTGGGGTAAGGCGTTGCCTTGGGCATCCCAGCACGAAGGCTTCGTCGATGTGACCGTGGAGGGCAGCCGCCTTTTCCTATGCCACTACGCGATGCGGGCGTGGCCGGGCATCTGGCGTGGGACACTGCATTTGTTCGGGCATACACACGCCTCCCTGCCAGATACCCGGCGTTCGGCGGACGTCGGCGTCGACGCCTGCAACTTCCGGCCAGTTCGCCTTGACGAAATCCGAGGTCGCATGGCCGAGGCCAGAGACTGGCCCGAGGAACTCGCTGGCGCCGCGGCGGCGGGCGAGGTCAACTGA